In Thermococcus thioreducens, a genomic segment contains:
- a CDS encoding metal-dependent hydrolase, whose translation MVKVKFLGHAAFLIEGSKKILIDPFLTGNPAAAAKPEELEADLILITHAHGDHVGDAAEIARRTGAKIVAMYDIANYLVESEKGITTIGMNYGPTEIDGVKIVQVPAWHSSSDGKYSIGSACGYIVELDGVKIYHAGDTFVFRDMELFNELYGPIDVALLPIGGHFTMGVREAAKAVELLRPKKVVPMHYNTWPPISADPEEFRKLVGDKAEVVILKPGETLEL comes from the coding sequence ATGGTGAAGGTGAAGTTTCTGGGCCACGCGGCCTTTCTGATAGAGGGAAGCAAGAAAATCCTGATAGACCCCTTCCTGACCGGCAATCCAGCGGCTGCCGCCAAGCCGGAGGAGCTTGAGGCAGACCTGATCCTCATAACCCACGCCCACGGAGACCACGTCGGCGATGCCGCCGAGATAGCCAGGAGAACGGGGGCAAAAATCGTTGCGATGTACGACATAGCCAACTACCTCGTTGAGAGCGAGAAGGGAATAACCACCATCGGCATGAACTACGGTCCAACTGAAATAGACGGGGTCAAAATCGTCCAGGTTCCGGCCTGGCACTCCAGCAGCGACGGCAAGTACAGCATAGGCAGTGCCTGTGGCTACATCGTCGAGCTCGATGGCGTTAAGATATACCACGCGGGCGACACCTTCGTGTTCAGGGACATGGAGCTCTTTAACGAGCTCTACGGGCCCATTGACGTCGCACTCCTCCCGATAGGTGGCCACTTCACTATGGGCGTTAGAGAGGCCGCTAAAGCGGTGGAGCTTCTCAGGCCGAAGAAGGTCGTGCCGATGCACTACAACACCTGGCCACCGATTTCAGCTGACCCCGAAGAGTTCAGAAAGCTGGTGGGGGACAAGGCGGAAGTCGTAATCCTCAAGCCCGGAGAAACCCTGGAGCTTTGA
- a CDS encoding creatininase family protein, with product MRMEELTWPEFESLKERVNTVIIPIGSVEAHGKHLPLGTDVFAPLEIARRVEERLRGLGVEVLTAPPVWYGHTFVLNVYPGTINVGGDAFKAYVREIIKEFAAEGFRRIILLNGHGGNYSPLVLAAEEVTVDFPETEIWLINWWLDFREDILSICSSQGHAGQDETSVMLAIRPELVKMENARGEKRSSKVRIIKKDIGKELFPEGVNDDPSLATVEKGEAILSVVSEKIARLIAGDT from the coding sequence ATGAGAATGGAGGAGCTAACGTGGCCCGAATTTGAGAGCCTTAAGGAGCGTGTTAACACCGTTATAATCCCCATAGGGAGCGTTGAAGCCCACGGCAAGCATTTGCCCCTTGGAACGGATGTCTTTGCCCCCTTGGAGATAGCAAGACGGGTCGAGGAGAGGCTCCGCGGGCTGGGTGTTGAAGTTCTCACAGCCCCACCCGTATGGTACGGGCATACCTTCGTTCTCAATGTGTATCCCGGAACCATAAACGTGGGTGGAGACGCGTTCAAGGCCTACGTTCGCGAGATAATAAAAGAGTTTGCGGCCGAAGGGTTCAGGAGAATCATCCTCCTCAACGGGCACGGTGGAAACTACTCACCGCTGGTTCTTGCGGCTGAAGAAGTGACCGTGGACTTTCCGGAGACCGAGATTTGGCTCATAAACTGGTGGCTGGACTTCCGTGAGGACATACTGAGCATATGCTCCAGCCAGGGACATGCAGGCCAGGACGAGACGTCTGTAATGCTGGCAATAAGGCCTGAACTCGTGAAGATGGAGAACGCTCGTGGGGAGAAGAGGAGTTCAAAGGTGAGGATAATCAAAAAAGACATAGGAAAGGAGCTGTTCCCCGAAGGGGTGAACGATGACCCCTCTCTGGCGACGGTCGAAAAGGGAGAAGCAATTCTGAGTGTCGTTAGTGAAAAGATAGCCCGTCTTATAGCGGGGGATACGTGA
- a CDS encoding DUF7128 family protein, whose amino-acid sequence MAVAELRAVIFYDRDGTRYYRCPRCGMLFRNSKDYTRHVNRSHGHLFRK is encoded by the coding sequence GTGGCAGTGGCGGAGCTGAGGGCGGTTATATTCTACGACCGCGACGGCACCCGCTACTACCGCTGCCCGCGCTGCGGAATGCTCTTTAGGAACTCCAAGGACTACACAAGGCACGTGAACAGGTCCCACGGCCATCTCTTCAGGAAGTGA
- a CDS encoding cation:proton antiporter subunit C codes for MISPEQAGVIIMLVGIYGLMAKREPIKLVLSINVVSLGLVLFFIGLAYSPGRDVPIMPTDPVDPLPATLMLTTLVVDVAITSLALAIVIRMRRDSL; via the coding sequence GTGATTAGCCCGGAGCAGGCGGGAGTTATCATAATGCTGGTAGGGATATACGGCCTGATGGCGAAGAGGGAGCCTATAAAGCTGGTGCTCTCCATAAACGTGGTCTCCCTTGGCCTGGTGCTCTTCTTCATCGGCCTAGCATACTCCCCGGGAAGGGACGTCCCGATAATGCCGACGGATCCTGTCGACCCGCTCCCGGCGACGCTGATGCTGACGACGCTTGTCGTCGACGTCGCCATAACGTCGCTCGCGCTGGCAATAGTAATCCGCATGAGGAGGGATAGCCTGTGA
- a CDS encoding proton-conducting transporter transmembrane domain-containing protein, whose translation MIPLMVAFPLLFGFIIVILDTLRARKVLIKAAFITGAVLPAGIFVLDNGKAEIVGGWSRVAGIEVGIGGINEPFIAGELMLFTVVALYSISYFDFRDKKTPKALVLFLLMHSGLLGAFIARDFFNFYIYMEIASVSAFALVAFSDDPGSKKAAFKYLILSLLASYLFIFAIGLIYMETGYLNIELIAENALPSRELNVALGIAFASLLLKAGIFPLHGWLPNAHSVASTPASALLSGIVVKAPAYGMILLFSAMPVGESLKTVALAVAVASIFFGIVMMLPQRDAKRFLAYSTVSQMGYVLLGIATFNFTGAAYYALAHSLAKGGLFLGVGSLGRKSRKLGEFGYRNAPLMAFSVLMLSLAIGGISPLIGSYAKGLLSSSLPGGWDWLTPLGTLGTMIAFTGLNYRLSKAESPETRPSWRLSALALALLTLGGGIYLGAGIKPADLVYIASAVPGFFALKKLGIPAVELEVKRNRVGEEINMLTAVFVAFMLVVLLLQWS comes from the coding sequence GTGATTCCGCTGATGGTAGCTTTTCCGCTCCTGTTTGGGTTCATAATCGTCATCTTGGACACCCTGCGGGCGAGGAAGGTTTTAATAAAGGCCGCGTTCATTACCGGGGCGGTCCTACCGGCGGGGATATTCGTTCTCGACAACGGAAAGGCCGAGATAGTCGGGGGCTGGAGCAGGGTAGCTGGGATAGAGGTCGGAATCGGTGGAATCAATGAACCTTTCATCGCGGGGGAGCTTATGCTCTTCACGGTCGTTGCCCTCTATTCCATCTCCTACTTTGATTTCAGGGATAAGAAAACTCCCAAGGCCCTCGTCCTGTTCCTCCTGATGCACTCCGGCCTGCTGGGGGCCTTTATAGCCAGGGACTTCTTTAACTTCTACATCTACATGGAGATCGCCTCGGTTTCTGCCTTTGCCCTGGTGGCCTTCTCTGATGACCCCGGTTCGAAAAAGGCTGCCTTTAAGTACCTTATCCTATCCCTCCTCGCCTCATACCTCTTCATCTTCGCGATAGGCCTGATATATATGGAGACTGGCTATCTCAACATCGAGCTTATTGCAGAAAACGCCCTCCCGAGCAGGGAGCTTAACGTTGCCCTCGGGATAGCCTTTGCATCGCTCCTCCTGAAGGCGGGCATATTCCCCCTCCACGGCTGGCTGCCAAATGCTCATTCCGTCGCGTCAACACCCGCCAGTGCCCTGTTGAGCGGGATAGTAGTAAAGGCCCCCGCGTACGGCATGATACTGCTGTTCTCGGCCATGCCCGTTGGGGAGAGCCTGAAAACCGTCGCCTTGGCCGTGGCAGTTGCGTCGATATTTTTCGGCATAGTTATGATGCTCCCCCAGAGGGATGCGAAGCGCTTCCTCGCGTACTCCACGGTCTCCCAGATGGGGTACGTGCTCCTTGGGATAGCCACCTTCAACTTTACGGGGGCGGCTTACTACGCCCTGGCGCATTCCCTGGCCAAGGGGGGCCTCTTCCTGGGCGTCGGTAGTCTCGGAAGGAAGTCGAGGAAACTCGGGGAGTTCGGCTACAGGAACGCTCCGCTCATGGCTTTCTCCGTGCTCATGCTCAGCCTCGCCATAGGCGGAATTTCACCCCTAATAGGTTCCTACGCGAAGGGACTGCTTTCGTCCAGTCTCCCCGGAGGCTGGGACTGGCTTACCCCCCTCGGAACCCTTGGAACGATGATTGCATTTACCGGACTGAACTACCGCCTCTCAAAGGCAGAAAGCCCCGAGACTAGGCCCTCCTGGAGGCTCTCTGCTCTAGCGCTCGCGCTCCTTACTCTGGGTGGAGGCATATACCTCGGGGCAGGTATTAAGCCCGCCGATCTGGTCTACATTGCCTCCGCGGTGCCAGGGTTCTTTGCGCTGAAAAAGCTGGGAATTCCGGCGGTAGAACTGGAGGTAAAAAGAAACCGCGTGGGGGAGGAGATAAACATGCTGACAGCGGTCTTTGTGGCCTTTATGCTGGTGGTGCTCCTACTCCAGTGGTCTTAG
- the speE gene encoding polyamine aminopropyltransferase — MGFNEKERAFIEWYPRGYGVGFKVKEKLFETQTKYQRLELYETEGFGKLLVLDGTVQLVEVGEESYHEPLVHPVMLAHPNPRRVLIIGGGDGGTLREVLRHETVERAIMVEIDEMVMEISKLYLNVARGAFEDPRAEVMVDDGVKYLRETEEQFDVIIVDSTDPVGPAKLLFSEEFYRSAYEKLSEKGLYITQAGSVYLFTNELLDAYRAMKNVFDRVYYFSFPVIGYASPWSFLVGVKGDVDFTKIDMERAKKLELYYYDPERHETLFQMPKYVRDLLEGTQ, encoded by the coding sequence ATGGGATTCAACGAAAAGGAGAGAGCGTTCATAGAATGGTATCCCCGGGGTTACGGTGTGGGCTTTAAGGTTAAGGAGAAACTGTTTGAGACGCAAACAAAGTATCAGAGGCTTGAGCTGTACGAGACCGAGGGGTTTGGCAAGCTCCTCGTTTTAGACGGCACGGTTCAGCTTGTAGAAGTCGGCGAGGAGAGCTACCACGAACCGCTGGTCCATCCAGTTATGCTGGCCCACCCCAATCCGAGGAGGGTTCTCATTATCGGCGGGGGGGACGGCGGGACTCTCAGAGAAGTCCTGAGGCACGAGACCGTTGAAAGGGCAATAATGGTCGAGATAGATGAGATGGTCATGGAAATCTCAAAGCTCTACCTCAACGTTGCCAGGGGTGCCTTCGAGGATCCCCGTGCGGAGGTCATGGTCGACGACGGGGTGAAATACCTTCGGGAGACGGAAGAGCAATTCGACGTCATCATAGTCGACTCCACAGATCCCGTTGGTCCCGCAAAGCTCCTTTTCAGCGAGGAATTTTACCGCTCAGCATATGAAAAGCTGAGCGAAAAAGGCCTGTACATCACCCAGGCGGGGAGCGTTTACCTATTCACGAACGAGCTCCTCGACGCATACAGGGCCATGAAGAACGTCTTTGACAGGGTTTATTACTTCAGCTTCCCAGTAATCGGCTACGCTTCCCCCTGGAGCTTCCTCGTCGGGGTTAAGGGGGACGTTGACTTCACAAAGATAGACATGGAGAGGGCAAAAAAACTGGAGTTGTACTACTACGACCCCGAGAGGCATGAAACCCTTTTCCAGATGCCGAAATACGTCAGAGACCTTCTTGAAGGGACTCAGTAA
- a CDS encoding Na(+)/H(+) antiporter subunit B, with protein sequence MKMSVVVRSTTKMISPFLVTYAAYLMLYGHLSPGGGFQGGVILAVAVILLITAHGYKKVRKRFKFNWASLIESSAGAMLVLLGIAGVAFGGFYANFLPTEGGIIPPFNVIVGLEVGAAFTFVFYILLRWVESD encoded by the coding sequence ATGAAGATGAGCGTTGTCGTGAGGAGCACCACCAAGATGATAAGCCCGTTCCTTGTAACATACGCCGCTTATCTCATGCTCTACGGCCATCTGAGCCCGGGGGGCGGCTTTCAGGGCGGGGTGATTCTCGCGGTGGCTGTGATACTCCTCATAACCGCCCACGGCTACAAGAAGGTCAGGAAGAGGTTCAAGTTCAACTGGGCGAGCCTGATAGAGAGCTCCGCGGGAGCGATGCTCGTGCTCCTTGGAATCGCCGGGGTGGCCTTCGGGGGCTTTTACGCTAATTTCCTGCCGACGGAGGGCGGCATAATACCCCCCTTCAACGTCATAGTGGGCCTTGAGGTCGGTGCCGCCTTCACCTTCGTCTTCTACATACTGCTGAGGTGGGTCGAAAGTGATTAG
- a CDS encoding cell wall-binding repeat-containing protein translates to MVRRALALALILLAFSSFLLPLSSAQDGGEKPKYDLIIVRNDDMIDYIVALPYAKMLDVPILPVNPKELDPGTIAQLQSYAQFGWNHVLIIGDSQAVSDTVQDELLRMGFIVERIGGAVRTETAAKLALRFYPNGYETVVVASSSDYGSALAAARWAMIYGYPLLLTQEDALSDSTANALKKLNPNLVLLMGAGMSKDVQKKIEEMGYETYWVKENLEIRLPEQPKETNWVLIIAAVLLSLAIAVPVSLYYAKKRWAANRVPIEVLTEKERIVVKAILEKGGVIKQEELPELTGYSRPTISRIIQELEKKQLVEREKVGKTFTVKLTKEIIIRD, encoded by the coding sequence ATGGTTAGAAGGGCCTTGGCGTTGGCGCTCATCCTGCTGGCATTTTCGTCGTTCCTGCTCCCATTGTCCTCCGCCCAGGATGGGGGCGAGAAGCCCAAATACGATTTAATCATAGTCCGAAACGATGATATGATTGATTACATCGTCGCTCTTCCCTACGCGAAGATGCTTGACGTCCCTATTCTTCCCGTTAATCCGAAGGAACTCGACCCCGGTACTATAGCCCAGCTCCAGAGCTACGCCCAGTTCGGATGGAACCACGTGCTCATAATAGGCGACTCCCAAGCGGTAAGCGACACCGTTCAGGACGAACTGCTCAGGATGGGGTTCATTGTGGAGAGGATAGGCGGCGCGGTTAGAACCGAAACCGCCGCAAAGCTGGCGTTGCGCTTTTATCCCAACGGCTACGAGACCGTTGTGGTGGCGAGCTCAAGCGACTACGGCTCCGCACTGGCCGCCGCCAGGTGGGCGATGATATACGGCTATCCCCTGCTCCTCACCCAGGAAGATGCCCTATCGGACTCAACAGCAAATGCTCTGAAAAAGCTCAACCCGAACCTGGTTCTCCTGATGGGTGCGGGCATGTCCAAGGACGTCCAGAAGAAGATAGAGGAGATGGGGTACGAGACCTACTGGGTCAAGGAGAACCTGGAGATAAGGCTTCCGGAACAGCCAAAGGAGACAAACTGGGTGCTGATAATAGCGGCAGTACTGCTTTCCCTTGCCATCGCGGTTCCGGTTTCCCTTTACTACGCCAAGAAGCGCTGGGCCGCCAACAGGGTTCCCATAGAGGTGCTGACCGAGAAGGAGCGTATAGTCGTCAAGGCGATTCTTGAGAAGGGAGGAGTCATCAAACAGGAGGAGCTGCCAGAACTCACGGGCTACTCCCGTCCGACCATAAGCAGAATCATCCAGGAGCTTGAGAAGAAGCAGCTCGTCGAGAGGGAGAAGGTCGGCAAGACGTTCACGGTAAAGCTCACGAAGGAGATAATAATCCGGGATTAA
- a CDS encoding monovalent cation/H+ antiporter complex subunit F produces MAQEGLLVSAFYVLVFTAMLIAYRVVRGQTLPDRIVGLNTITTKVVVIIAVVSVMREEYYLIDLAIVLLMVNAVGGLILAKYMERRALHD; encoded by the coding sequence ATGGCTCAAGAAGGTCTTCTGGTGAGCGCTTTCTACGTCCTCGTCTTCACGGCGATGCTGATAGCCTACCGCGTGGTTAGGGGACAGACCCTGCCAGACAGGATAGTGGGCCTGAACACGATAACGACGAAGGTGGTCGTCATAATAGCTGTCGTTTCAGTCATGAGAGAAGAGTACTACCTGATAGACCTCGCGATAGTCCTGCTGATGGTGAACGCCGTCGGCGGGCTTATACTCGCCAAATACATGGAAAGGAGGGCTTTACATGATTGA
- a CDS encoding ACT domain-containing protein, with translation MRHYEIVRIRENGKVELPKDYAYELGIVEGAYFLLEIDTDLNEVHMERIALPGKKLVEVELIVEDRPGVLAKISGLFGKHGANILFSEAEELEGIELAGIVAVIDVSGMSGTLEELGSELEGLDVVREVTLRPLE, from the coding sequence ATGAGGCACTATGAGATAGTGAGGATAAGGGAGAACGGCAAGGTGGAGCTGCCCAAGGATTACGCGTACGAACTGGGAATCGTTGAGGGTGCGTACTTCCTTCTGGAGATAGACACCGACCTCAACGAGGTTCACATGGAGCGAATAGCCCTCCCCGGAAAGAAGCTCGTGGAAGTGGAGCTCATAGTGGAGGACAGACCCGGCGTTCTTGCCAAGATAAGCGGACTTTTCGGGAAACATGGGGCGAACATACTCTTCAGCGAGGCCGAGGAGCTTGAGGGCATAGAGCTGGCCGGAATAGTCGCGGTCATAGATGTAAGCGGGATGAGCGGCACGCTGGAAGAGCTTGGGTCGGAGCTTGAAGGGCTGGACGTCGTGAGGGAGGTCACTCTAAGACCACTGGAGTAG
- a CDS encoding pyruvoyl-dependent arginine decarboxylase, which yields MSWTTPKRAFIGAAAAEGGTKLNAFDNALLKLGIGNVNLVKLSSVIPAHIEWIEEVHDVPIGMLLPTVYAHIESDEPGMTISAALGIGISEGNEGGLIYEYSGYCTREEAEEMVRKMVEEGFEQRGWKLAEFKVASASITVKDRPAAAIAAVVMFPY from the coding sequence ATGAGCTGGACAACACCAAAGAGAGCTTTTATCGGTGCCGCTGCCGCTGAGGGAGGAACCAAACTCAACGCCTTTGACAACGCACTCCTCAAGCTCGGCATAGGAAACGTTAACCTCGTTAAGCTCAGCAGTGTTATCCCAGCGCACATCGAGTGGATCGAGGAGGTTCACGATGTCCCGATAGGAATGCTCCTTCCGACCGTTTATGCACACATCGAGAGCGACGAGCCGGGTATGACCATCAGCGCTGCCCTGGGAATAGGCATCAGCGAGGGCAACGAGGGAGGCCTCATTTACGAGTACTCCGGCTACTGCACTAGAGAAGAGGCGGAGGAGATGGTCAGGAAGATGGTCGAGGAGGGCTTTGAGCAGAGGGGCTGGAAGCTGGCCGAGTTCAAGGTCGCGAGCGCAAGCATAACAGTGAAGGACAGGCCGGCGGCGGCAATAGCCGCGGTCGTGATGTTCCCCTACTGA
- a CDS encoding cation:proton antiporter: MEIIGYVFVIIAFARLLAEGFERLGYPGFLGEITAGMILSAVLLEMPRDQMLLMAELGLFFLMISAGLEVTPEELHYAGKKTLPLYAVTYLVMLMVTLPFTGWELNSDSLIVAAIISTASAPIVLRLKRFFGEDFIHVALSYAVISEIMSLFIVYVMVRIHETPGDYMPVVESILKDAVFIGVLMYVNYIIGIKHKVMIIRFLRRLKSDEAVFGLFMVLSTSLAFISDEIGLHFSIGGFMAGLMMHSDLVGTKQYDRLTTIVSGVTYGIFAPIFFAWRGLNFETELSFVVVEFFVLVYTVRLLLSTVMVRHGDLSTSVVRGAGIASFGVLGLLVGEIGFVSGVLSQHMYAMASLASVLGIFTSATLGRAVNHYQSKSSESVA, encoded by the coding sequence ATGGAAATCATAGGGTACGTGTTTGTCATCATAGCCTTCGCAAGACTGCTCGCTGAAGGCTTTGAGAGGCTGGGCTATCCCGGGTTCCTTGGTGAGATAACGGCAGGGATGATACTCAGCGCCGTCCTGCTTGAGATGCCGAGGGATCAGATGCTCCTCATGGCGGAGCTCGGCCTGTTCTTCCTGATGATCTCGGCAGGTCTGGAGGTAACTCCAGAAGAACTCCACTACGCCGGGAAGAAGACCCTCCCCCTATACGCGGTCACTTACCTGGTCATGCTGATGGTCACGCTCCCCTTCACAGGGTGGGAGCTTAACTCTGACTCCCTTATCGTTGCGGCGATAATTTCAACGGCTTCAGCCCCTATAGTCCTGAGGCTCAAGAGGTTCTTCGGGGAGGACTTTATCCATGTGGCACTATCCTACGCGGTCATAAGCGAGATAATGAGCCTCTTCATAGTCTACGTGATGGTCAGGATACACGAGACCCCCGGGGACTACATGCCCGTCGTTGAGAGCATACTGAAGGATGCCGTCTTCATAGGCGTCCTCATGTACGTTAACTACATAATAGGAATAAAGCACAAGGTCATGATAATACGCTTCCTCCGCAGGCTCAAGAGCGACGAGGCTGTTTTTGGCCTCTTCATGGTGCTCTCCACATCTCTCGCATTTATCAGCGACGAGATAGGCCTTCACTTCAGCATAGGCGGGTTCATGGCGGGCCTCATGATGCACAGCGACTTGGTTGGAACTAAGCAGTACGACCGGCTCACAACCATAGTCAGCGGCGTCACCTACGGCATCTTTGCCCCGATATTCTTCGCATGGCGCGGTCTCAACTTCGAGACGGAGCTGTCCTTCGTGGTCGTGGAGTTCTTCGTCCTAGTTTATACCGTGAGACTGCTCCTTTCTACAGTAATGGTGAGGCATGGTGACCTTTCAACGTCAGTCGTGAGGGGTGCCGGGATAGCCAGCTTCGGCGTCCTCGGCCTGCTCGTTGGTGAAATAGGCTTCGTTTCAGGAGTTTTAAGCCAGCACATGTACGCAATGGCATCCCTCGCCAGCGTCCTTGGAATCTTCACCTCGGCCACTCTGGGAAGGGCGGTCAACCATTACCAATCAAAATCCTCCGAAAGCGTAGCTTGA
- the gcvH gene encoding glycine cleavage system protein GcvH, translating into MIEVGEYKVKEGLYYTKDHEWVQVLDDGTVLVGISDYAQKELGDLAYVELPEVGKEVSKGEVLCELESVKAVSEVYAPVSGEVIEVNEELEDSPELINEDPYENWIAKLNPSNLDEELGELMDAKAYAEYLESL; encoded by the coding sequence ATGATTGAGGTTGGGGAATACAAGGTCAAGGAAGGCCTTTACTACACCAAAGACCACGAGTGGGTTCAGGTTCTCGATGATGGGACTGTTCTCGTCGGAATAAGCGACTACGCCCAGAAGGAGCTCGGCGACCTTGCCTACGTCGAGCTCCCGGAGGTTGGGAAGGAGGTCAGCAAGGGCGAGGTTCTCTGTGAGCTTGAGAGCGTCAAAGCTGTGAGTGAAGTCTACGCTCCCGTTAGCGGCGAGGTCATAGAGGTCAACGAAGAGCTTGAGGACAGTCCCGAGCTCATCAACGAGGACCCCTACGAGAACTGGATCGCCAAGCTCAATCCGAGCAACCTCGACGAGGAGCTCGGCGAGCTTATGGACGCGAAGGCCTACGCCGAGTACCTTGAGAGCCTTTGA
- the mnhG gene encoding monovalent cation/H(+) antiporter subunit G yields MIEIILLLFGEAVMVFGALGILRFPDVYTRLHAATKCDTGGAMSIILALILIMDAPAVVRAKFLVLAFLIAMINPMVSHAIARGAYRYGVKPKVVVDMYAWDNP; encoded by the coding sequence ATGATTGAGATAATCCTCCTGCTGTTTGGAGAGGCCGTCATGGTCTTCGGGGCTCTGGGGATACTCCGCTTCCCCGACGTTTACACTCGCCTCCACGCGGCCACTAAGTGTGACACAGGGGGAGCGATGAGCATAATCCTGGCCCTAATCCTGATAATGGACGCCCCCGCAGTGGTCAGGGCCAAGTTCTTGGTTTTGGCCTTCCTGATAGCGATGATAAACCCCATGGTGAGCCACGCCATAGCGAGGGGGGCCTATAGATACGGTGTGAAGCCTAAGGTAGTGGTGGATATGTATGCTTGGGACAATCCTTGA
- a CDS encoding DUF7132 family protein has protein sequence MRVLKEWDVKVKLVKTKRGAVLHMIELEPGHFYLEQNPLKDSKYGVAYRKIKENFPEFYMFWEIKNNRYTGKLLAGAFLEKSEIDEFVTLLAKTEDFKKFEEMLGEIEEIEEG, from the coding sequence GTGAGGGTTCTCAAAGAATGGGATGTCAAGGTAAAGCTCGTGAAAACGAAGAGGGGAGCGGTTCTACACATGATCGAGCTCGAGCCCGGCCACTTCTACCTCGAGCAGAACCCGCTGAAGGACTCCAAGTACGGCGTTGCCTATCGGAAGATCAAGGAGAACTTCCCCGAGTTCTACATGTTCTGGGAGATAAAGAACAACCGCTATACGGGGAAGCTCCTGGCGGGGGCCTTCCTTGAGAAGTCCGAGATAGACGAGTTCGTTACACTCCTAGCGAAGACAGAGGACTTCAAGAAGTTCGAGGAGATGCTTGGAGAAATCGAGGAAATTGAAGAGGGTTGA
- a CDS encoding hydrogenase subunit MbhD domain-containing protein: MLGTILDVVFIAMILLAIAVVEEKNLVSAVVKYSLLSLLFVLALFELKAPDVALSAIVVGAVVIGVFLFTIEEVTR; this comes from the coding sequence ATGCTTGGGACAATCCTTGACGTGGTCTTCATAGCGATGATACTGCTGGCCATAGCAGTCGTTGAAGAGAAGAACCTGGTTAGTGCGGTCGTTAAATACTCTCTCCTCAGCCTGCTGTTCGTCTTGGCACTCTTCGAGCTTAAGGCACCGGATGTAGCACTCTCGGCGATAGTCGTCGGTGCGGTGGTTATAGGCGTCTTCCTCTTCACGATAGAGGAGGTGACGCGGTGA
- a CDS encoding Na+/H+ antiporter subunit E, with product MSRVPFYLKERLEGLRERVIHEGFEASKLPPWERVVITWVVLMAFWVVITGSPRAGDLALGAAVTLMIAAFMRDLLTEDIRRTGHIVEKLLYFAFIYLPQYLVIMAFRLLESNLKVAKNVIFMDINPGIVKIKSDLHSDTGIAILANSITLTPGTLTLDVSKKLGETYLYVHWIDLETLNREKAGEKIKGDIEEWLKKVFW from the coding sequence ATGAGCCGCGTCCCCTTTTACCTCAAGGAGAGGCTCGAAGGCCTGAGGGAAAGGGTTATCCACGAAGGGTTTGAGGCCTCAAAGCTCCCGCCCTGGGAAAGGGTCGTCATAACGTGGGTCGTCCTTATGGCCTTCTGGGTGGTGATAACCGGGAGCCCCAGAGCGGGGGATTTGGCCCTAGGCGCGGCCGTTACCTTGATGATAGCGGCTTTCATGCGCGACCTGCTCACGGAGGACATACGCAGGACGGGGCACATCGTCGAGAAGCTCCTGTACTTTGCGTTCATATACCTCCCGCAGTACCTCGTGATAATGGCCTTTCGCCTGCTGGAGAGCAACCTGAAGGTGGCAAAGAACGTAATTTTCATGGACATCAACCCGGGGATAGTCAAGATAAAGAGCGACCTCCACTCAGATACGGGAATAGCCATACTGGCCAACTCAATAACCCTGACCCCTGGGACGCTCACCCTTGACGTCAGCAAAAAGCTCGGCGAGACCTACCTCTACGTCCACTGGATAGACCTGGAGACACTCAACCGCGAGAAGGCCGGAGAAAAGATAAAGGGGGACATCGAGGAATGGCTCAAGAAGGTCTTCTGGTGA